One region of Solanum pennellii chromosome 6, SPENNV200 genomic DNA includes:
- the LOC107021650 gene encoding putative exosome complex component rrp40: protein MGSKPCFIDKPVVPGDVVLDLSSMTNQTIKLGGGLQQDHDAVTVVKAGILRFSKPNKYWIESSHKRYIPTVGDAVLGIVVDKRADSFYVDIKGPMVAFLPVLAFEGGTRRNIPKFEVGTLIYTRIVKANPGINPELSCMDASGKAAEFGPLKDGYMFESSTGLSRMLLSSPTCPVLEGLGKKLAFEIAVGLNGRVWVNAEHQSSIILAANAIMNSESLTSVQQKIMVEKLLDRVN from the exons atGGGTTCGAAACCTTGCTTCATTGATAAACCAGTA GTTCCTGGTGATGTTGTTTTAGATCTTTCCAGCATGACTAACCAAACGATTAAACTGGGTGGCGGCCTCCAACAG GATCATGATGCTGTAACTGTTGTCAAAGCAGGTATTTTGAGATTTTCAAAGCCAAACAAGTACTGGATTGAAAGCTCACACAAAAGA TATATACCTACCGTGGGGGATGCTGTCCTTGGAATTGTGGTGGACAAAAGAGCAGAT AGCTTTTATGTGGACATAAAAGGGCCAATGGTGGCGTTCTTGCCAGTGCTAGCATTTGAAGGAGGGACTAGGAGAAACATACCCAAATTTGAG GTAGGTACTCTAATTTATACTCGTATTGTCAAGGCCAACCCAGGAATAAACCCAGAGTTATCGTGCATGGATG CTTCTGGAAAAGCTGCCGAGTTTGGACCCCTTAAAGATGGCTATATGTTTGAATCATCAACTGGTTTGTCACGGAT GCTGCTGAGCTCACCAACATGTCCAGTTCTTGAAGGTCTTGGAAAGAAGCTAGCTTTTGAGATAGCTGTTGGTTTAAACGGCCGTGTGTGG GTAAATGCTGAGCACCAATCGTCAATCATCCTTGCTGCGAATGCAATAATGAACTCTGAGTCCTTGACCTCAGTGCAACAAAAGATTATGGTGGAGAAGCTGCTTGACAGAGTAAATTGA